A segment of the Methanomicrobiales archaeon genome:
TCCTCTACGAGATCCAGGCCGGAGAACGCCCAGCTGAGTTCGTCAATCTCCCGCTTGTACTCCGTCTCCTGGATCACGCGGGTGATCTCGGGGAGACTCATCTGGAGCATGCGGAGATACTCCTCGCGGGGGATCAGTTTCGTCTTCCGCACGCGCAACCGGGTGGTTACGTAGATGTACGGAGCCGAACCTAAGAGTGCGGCCATGATCCCCCCTCTAGCCGAACAGGATGTCCGAGGCTTCCTTCAACCCGGATTCCCAGATCCGGTCGAGGAACGTTCGATAGCTGAGATCCACCTTGATATCCCCGCCTGCGCTCTCCACGATGATGCCCCCTTCGATATCCACGGGATCTCCCAGGCGGTAGCCGGCGAGAGCCGGATCCCCGGCCAGCAGCTGCTGTGCCGTGGAGCGATCCCGGCTGTTCACGCGGACCACACCCTGCGGGATCTCCCGCACGACCTGCGCGAGCAGCTTCTTCAGCGCTTCGCGGTGGAAGGATTCGGGGAGGTTTCCGACAGCGCTGAGCGCCTGCCGGTACACCTGGTCCAGCAGCTCCTTCTGCGTGTTCAGGATCTGGCGTTTGACCACGAGATTGGCGGAAGAGACCTCCAGATCGACGATGCGGGCCGTCTGCTCCCTGACCTCGCGTTCGGTCTCGAGTTTGATTGCCTCCACCTGCGCCTGGGCTGCCTGAAGGATATCGCTGACATCCCGCTGGGTCCTGCTTCGAATCGCCTCAGCTTCCTGCCTGCCTTTCTGTCGGATGT
Coding sequences within it:
- a CDS encoding V-type ATP synthase subunit E family protein; this translates as MGLEAVVSDIRQKGRQEAEAIRSRTQRDVSDILQAAQAQVEAIKLETEREVREQTARIVDLEVSSANLVVKRQILNTQKELLDQVYRQALSAVGNLPESFHREALKKLLAQVVREIPQGVVRVNSRDRSTAQQLLAGDPALAGYRLGDPVDIEGGIIVESAGGDIKVDLSYRTFLDRIWESGLKEASDILFG